One Leishmania panamensis strain MHOM/PA/94/PSC-1 chromosome 24 sequence genomic region harbors:
- a CDS encoding transcription elongation factor-like protein (TriTrypDB/GeneDB-style sysID: LpmP.24.0190): MTPAFAAEHRPCILFALDATEHGLSDSEWSSDSGASNAEVIGSSALNMHLVELVTSRHLSRVTHHRRGYTTAECARAASSETSQSTCAIGEAPSKPARIDVRSLIRAALSQSSEQCPSANVNDVASQVAAALR, encoded by the coding sequence aTGACACCCGCATTTGCTGCCGAGCATAGACCGTGCATTTTGTTTGCCCTAGACGCCACGGAGCACGGCTTGTCGGATAGCGAGTGGAGCTCTGACAGCGGCGCTTCTAACGCTGAAGTGATCGGCTCCTCTGCACTTAACATGCACCTTGTAGAGCTGGTGACGTCGCGGCACCTGTCGCGCGTGACTCACCACAGACGTGGATACACCACTGCTGAGTGCGCTAGAGCCGCTTCCTCTGAGACCTCACAGTCAACTTGCGCTATTGGCGAGGCACCCAGCAAGCCAGCTCGTATCGACGTTAGAAGCCTCATCCGCGCGGCCCTCTCGCAGAGTAGCGAGCAGTGTCCATCCGCCAACGTCAACGATGTGGCGAG
- a CDS encoding ATPase domain protein, putative (TriTrypDB/GeneDB-style sysID: LpmP.24.0170): MSVDGHLIADVQRLRQLGEQSLFFLLVGSKGAGKSTALQSFVSGLSVTTKVRHAAGVHDIILTAPAAASPDDDFTLWTLTYAAVAHSSSSLGVIATHALSLRPFSIVVVDDIDLLWLLCSINGLLPLLQRLLQAALTSSSCVIVASAPSQDTVPAWLLEQRLPALYPLRELTEAGMRRLLRSVPQPLFKSHVELLSGAQTLSTSRQMLLFNACMTLEAAAHGVTGENLRSLARENCAFLHHRRSPAVSQWAPPHLYGLSEARHRISTLVSVFTAHSSPGGGDRLLASLLSSTGLLLHGPSGCGKSSLARQLASDFPSMPFFFVECTRLFSKYLGESEEQLRDVYRRARARTPAVVVLEDLDAIAQSRGVMRCGDSDQGTGNGKGQLDVTRRMLAGLLCELDGVIGNSGVLTIGITNAPQVLDAAVLRQGRLETLVYIPPLTHDGAEELCAHFFQRFDGAEGQRRECAMVVANHAVGCAPASLQYVLRKVFEASALRHGWDSASAGSLPLPTIAAIQGHLFESCSILQRVNHLHFE; encoded by the coding sequence ATGTCTGTCGACGGGCACCTTATCGCTGATGTGCAGCGACTCCGACAGCTCGGGGAGCagtcgcttttctttcttcttgtcGGCAGTAAAGGCGCCGGCAAGAGTACAGCGCTTCAAAGTTTCGTAAGCGGACTGTCAGTGACTACCAAGGTGCGGCACGCGGCCGGAGTGCACGACATCATTCTcacagcaccggcagctgcCTCGCCCGACGATGATTTCACACTGTGGACGCTGACCTACGCCGCAGTGGCACACAGCAGCTCGAGTTTAGGCGTGATCGCTACCCATGCACTGTCACTGCGCCCCTTCTCGATCGTTGTCGTTGATGACATCGATCTTCTTTGGTTGCTCTGCAGCATCAACGGCCTTTTGCCACTTCTCCAGCGACTGCTGCAGGCAGCGTTGACGAGCTCGTCGTGTGTTATCGTTGCCAGTGCTCCCAGTCAGGACACGGTGCCAGCATGGCTTTTAGAGCAAAGACTGCCTGCTCTCTACCCCCTTCGCGAGCTCACCGAGGCCGGAATGAGGCGACTGTTGCGCAGCGTTCCACAGCCACTCTTCAAATCACACGTCGAGCTGCTCAGTGGTGCACAGACACTCTCCACCTCACGTCAAATGCTTCTCTTCAACGCATGCATGACGCTTGAGGCCGCCGCACATGGCGTCACTGGCGAAAACCTGCGCTCACTTGCGCGGGAAAATTGTGCAttcctccaccaccggcgTTCCCCCGCTGTCAGCCAGTGGGCACCTCCCCATCTTTACGGCTTATCCGAGGCGCGACACCGCATCAGCACACTTGTCTCTGTCTTCACCGCACACAGCAGCCCAGGCGGTGGTGATCGGCTGTTGgcatccctcctctcttccaccggCTTGCTTCTTCACGGTCCGTCAGGATGCGGCAAGTCTAGCCTCGCCCGGCAGCTGGCCTCTGACTTTCCGTCTATGCCCTTCTTCTTTGTGGAGTGCACAAGGCTCTTCTCCAAGTACCttggagagagtgaggagcagctgcgggatGTGTACCGTCGAGCACGGGCGCGCACtcctgctgtggtggtgctggaggacCTGGACGCCATCGCACAGTCTCGTGGTGTGATGCGATGCGGAGACAGCGACCAGGGCACCGGCAACGGTAAAGGCCAGCTCGACGTCACGAGACGCATGCTAGCGGGCCTCCTCTGTGAGCTGGACGGCGTCATAGGCAACAGTGGTGTGCTCACCATTGGAATCACGAATGCACCGCAAGTGCTGGACGCTGCCGTCCTCCGCCAGGGACGACTGGAAACGCTTGTGTACATTCCACCCCTCACCCACGACGGGGCGGAGGAGTTGTGCGCGCATTTTTTTCAGCGCTTCGACGGCGCagaggggcagaggcggGAATGCGCCATGGTGGTAGCCAACCACGCGGTAGGCTGCGCCCCCGCATCCCTCCAGTACGTTCTGCGAAAAGTGTTCGAAGCAAGTGCGCTGCGTCACGGTTGGGACTCAGCCTCAGCCGGCTCGCTGCCTTTGCCAACCATTGCTGCAATTCAGGGACACCTCTTTGAGAGCTGCTCTATCCTGCAGCGTGTGAATCACCTCCATTTCGAGTAA
- a CDS encoding hypothetical protein (TriTrypDB/GeneDB-style sysID: LpmP.24.0180): MPFTALPDDPTALVREVPGAENIEALNAALEREEAVQRYVEKEKLSVEESAKYIMANGSTGQRISYFAHIREQLVELPSKAISKVLETLLDSMWTQDPELQCRAPENLLKLVGLLDSDTATEMYDVTKTMLTVQMPEIRVAWCELLLGLIDYLPVSVLQSDLIILTVNKSEHAQSQDQRELSCKLLGALCQHMVADKVEELILPRALALCQDTNVGVRQRMCQQLCAIAHSLGVEKAKIRVAPDLFELLTDEEQVVSRAAFSCLIDLVEFFGSVYRREKLFPIIKNFISNPPSEVFGLLVGEFGRFLDAIKTDIVSEDDVTLFANFFCTAATRHEEDARRHCAFNFPAVVASLPRSVFATHLSKALLSLSADSCVAARLSAASGMHELLPLLHTPAADLLERPFLRLIADPDASVRAALVQHINNLLDYFRSELKNSDRLSFFSAVLDSLLAWVSEPVVNWRTMQHVMQIVDHYIDLFEERTLTEQVVPRLWEYAKTGATILKADCATLIMHIASRIVNPITKAQIFSRLNSEYGRSTSCYARQTYIYFVSVTFRFFSLRCVRERMLECCLELQRDSVTAVRLALARSLPLLSQTLRKSNAGALEDEFTAMIGRLCEDVDEEVREEAAKYAVGCKRRAGEDTAALRRSHGNEEEDGRREKAELAMLEHAKETDKAERRAKLRDLLKSEREKELVELPSPLKGRKPVPPASTAPPPLTRRHGSKHFILPPVNSVSLPRIAPTKQTPARSTSRRRP; the protein is encoded by the coding sequence ATGCCCTTCACGGCGCTTCCTGATGACCCCACAGCATTAGTGCGCGAGGTGCCTGGCGCCGAGAACATCGAGGCCCTCAACGCAGCCCTcgagcgcgaggaggcggtgcagcgttatgtggagaaagagaaactcTCGGTAGAGGAGTCGGCGAAGTACATCATGGCAAACGGCAGCACGGGCCAGCGCATCTCTTATTTTGCTCATATCCGCGAGCAACTTGTTGAGCTACCCTCGAAGGCGATCTCGAAGGTCCTCGAGACGCTACTGGACTCGATGTGGACGCAGGACCCTGAGCTGCAGTGTCGCGCGCCGGAGAATCTGCTGAAGCTTGTAGGTTTACTGGACTCCGACACGGCCACTGAGATGTATGACGTCACCAAAACAATGCTGACTGTCCAGATGCCGGAGATTCGCGTAGCGTGGTgtgagctgctgcttggGCTCATCGACTACTTACCTGTTAGTGTGCTGCAAAGTGACCTGATTATCCTCACCGTAAACAAGTCGGAACACGCGCAGTCGCAGGATCAACGCGAGCTAAGCTGCAAGCTCCTCGGCGCCCTCTGTCAGCATATGGTTGCTGACAAGGTAGAGGAGCTCATACTTCCCCGAGCACTAGCCCTGTGCCAGGACACGAACGTTGGCGTCCGCCAGCGCATGTGTCAGCAGTTGTGTGCCATTGCACATTCACTGGGCGTAGAAAAGGCAAAGATACGCGTGGCGCCTGACTTGTTCGAGCTCTTGACTGACGAGGAACAGGTGGTGTCGCGAGCTGCTTTCTCATGTCTTATTGACTTGGTGGAGTTCTTCGGCTCTGTCTACCGCCGCGAGAAGCTGTTCCCGATCATCAAGAACTTCATCTCGAACCCGCCGAGCGAGGTGTTCGGACTGCTCGTCGGGGAGTTCGGTCGCTTCCTCGACGCCATCAAGACAGACATCGTGTCAGAGGACGACGTGACGCTTTTTGCCAACTTTTTCTGTACCGCTGCGACGCggcacgaggaggacgcgcgACGCCATTGCGCCTTCAACTTTCCCGCCGTGGTGGCATCGCTTCCGCGCAGCGTCTTCGCCACGCACCTGAGCAAGGcgctcttgtctctctccgctgATAGCTGCGTTGCTGCACGGCTTAGCGCCGCTTCTGGTATGCACGAGCTTCTTCCACTGTTGCACACACCAGCTGCTGACCTGTTGGAGCGGCCCTTCCTGCGCCTCATCGCTGACCCCGACGCATCCGTGCGGGCGGCGCTGGTTCAGCACATCAACAACCTTCTCGACTACTTCCGCAGCGAGCTGAAAAACTCGGACCGCTTGTCGTTCTTTTCAGCTGTGCTGGACTCTCTCCTTGCGTGGGTGTCGGAGCCCGTTGTGAACTGGCGCACTATGCAGCACGTCATGCAGATTGTGGACCACTACATTGACTTGTTCGAGGAGAGGACGCTGACAGAGCAGGTCGTGCCGCGACTATGGGAATACGCCAAGACCGGGGCCACAATCTTGAAGGCGGACTGCGCCACACTCATTATGCACATAGCCTCTCGGATCGTCAATCCAATCACCAAGGCGCAGATCTTTAGTCGTCTGAATAGCGAGTACGGCAGGTCAACCTCGTGCTACGCGCGCCAGACGTACATCTACTTTGTATCTGTGACCTTccgctttttttcccttcgctGTGTTCGGGAGCGGATGCTGGAGTGCTGCcttgagctgcagcgcgacaGTGTGACAGCGGTACGACTGGCACTAGCGCGTAGTctgccgttgctgtcgcAGACGCTGAGGAAGAGCAACGCCGGCGCGCTCGAAGATGAATTTACCGCCATGATTGGCCGTCTATGTGAAGATGtagacgaggaggtgcgggaGGAGGCTGCGAAGTACGCAGTGGGGTGCAAACGCCGCGCTGGCGAGGACACTGCTGCGCTCAGAAGATCCCACggaaacgaggaagaggatggcaggcgagagaaagcggaATTGGCGATGTTAGAGCACGCGAAAGAAACAGACAAGGCGGAGCGGCGAGCAAAGTTGCGTGACTTGCTAAAGAGCGAGCGTGAGAAGGAACTAGTGGAGTTACCATCACCTCTAAAGGGGCGTAAGCCAGTGCCCCCGGCCAGCACGGCCCCGCCTCCGTTGACTCGTCGCCACGGCAGCAAGCACTTCATACTGCCCCCTGTGAACTCGGTGAGTCTGCCCCGCATTGCGCCAACGAAGCAAACACCTGCTCGGTCTACAAGCCGCAGGAGGCCTTGA
- a CDS encoding hypothetical protein (TriTrypDB/GeneDB-style sysID: LpmP.24.0160), with the protein MERTANQRIRTTEWEDVQYRYGNRVGKYETHELQILAQKIADTNQNACLTVYDPHAEKVEAKLERGGYERDEGRKEDGTDLIVDSDNEDEALAVIRRRRVMELQQQRATERFGVLRHIPGADYVAEVTEASSTCWVVAVLIKPGHSDCEALLAVLRTVAQRRRSVKLVSIISTEAIPNFPDRHLPCVLLYKDKELKKQVTGLADWQAQRALNVATVEQALSRNGVLPRIEDYTSYEALEKDA; encoded by the coding sequence ATGGAGCGCACGGCCAATCAGCGCATTCGCACCACTGAGTGGGAGGACGTGCAGTACCGCTACGGCAACCGTGTCGGTAAGTATGAAACGCACGAGCTGCAGATATTAGCGCAAAAAATTGCCGATACGAACCAAAACGCGTGCCTCACAGTCTACGACCCGCATGCGGAAAAAGTCGAGGCAAAACTGGAGCGCGGAGGCTACGAGCGCGACGAGGGTCGCAAGGAGGACGGTACTGACCTCATTGTCGACTCAGACAACGAGGACGAGGCGTTAGCTGTTATCCGGCGACGACGTGtgatggagctgcagcagcagagggcaACGGAGCGCTTTGGGGTACTACGGCACATCCCGGGTGCCGACTACGTTGCCGAGGTTACAGAGGCGTCTTCGACGTGTTGGGTGGTAGCAGTGCTCATCAAGCCGGGTCACAGCGACTGTGAGGCACTGTTGGCGGTGCTTCgcacggtggcgcagcggcggcgctcagTCAAGCTCGTTTCGATTATCTCCACAGAGGCGATTCCAAACTTTCCTGACCGCCACCTTCCGTGTGTTCTTCTGTACAAGGACAAGGAGTTGAAGAAGCAGGTCACTGGACTGGCAGACTGGCAGGCTCAGAGGGCGTTGAATGTTGCGACAGTCGAGCAAGCCTTGTCTCGAAACGGGGTGCTGCCGCGTATCGAGGATTACACAAGCTATGAGGCACTTGAAAAGGACGCTTAG
- a CDS encoding hypothetical protein (TriTrypDB/GeneDB-style sysID: LpmP.24.0150): protein MVTLEEQLQSSTLKKQCKEDLLNHVEEIETNSWRLPRKAVTLPDPNLPSAVTMPTDNSVKRRNPAATASTGTERSLRYTATKREKGEMIASRTITDANPSGTYFKDCSHKFLSGARTWSDPFQTSRSRAVLSGKDMDFVYRYAEALTGSAIERPQPADNASVAATAAYREAFRQYKGRDPTAKEMEEAGRLIYAFDDNGRVGVLQVPHSCYPHTHISAGKTHVRACPNQVYPQEVPPVRAARSEFPGPIPTWSSTKRTTTMATNGTYQPGHHQPTSLKRDAMSTVMGSR from the coding sequence ATGGTCACTCTTGAAGAGCAGTTGCAGTCCAGCACGCTGAAGAAGCAGTGCAAGGAGGATCTGCTCAACCATGTCGAGGAAATCGAGACAAACTCTTGGCGCCTTCCTCGGAAGGCGGTCACGCTCCCAGACCCTAACCTACCATCCGCGGTCACGATGCCCACCGACAACTCTGTGAAGCGCCGCAATCCAGCCGCAACCGCCAGCACTGGCACCGAGCGCTCGCTCCGCTACACCGcaacgaagagggagaagggtgagATGATTGCGAGCCGCACCATCACGGATGCGAATCCAAGCGGCACGTACTTCAAAGACTGCTCTCACAAGTTTTTGAGCGGCGCTCGCACCTGGTCTGACCCATTTCAGACCTCGCGCAGTCGCGCAGTACTCTCGGGCAAAGATATGGATTTTGTCTACCGGTATGCCGAGGCACTGACAGGGTCGGCAATCGAGCGTCCGCAGCCGGCAGACAATGCCTCCGTTGCTGCTACTGCGGCGTACCGTGAGGCGTTCCGGCAGTACAAGGGAAGGGACCCCACAgcgaaggagatggaggaggccgGCAGGCTGATTTATGCCTTTGATGATAACGGCAGAGTTGGAGTCCTTCAGGTGCCGCACAGCTGCTaccctcacacgcacatctCGGCCGGAAAGACGCATGTTCGCGCGTGTCCCAATCAAGTATACCCACAGGAAGTGCCTCCTGTGCGCGCTGCGCGAAGCGAGTTCCCTGGACCGATCCCAACATGGTCGAGCACCAAGCGCACTACTACGATGGCCACCAATGGCACGTACCAACCTGGGCATCACCAACCCACGAGCCTGAAGCGCGATGCAATGAGCACGGTGATGGGCTCTCGCTGA